A stretch of Gymnodinialimonas phycosphaerae DNA encodes these proteins:
- a CDS encoding esterase-like activity of phytase family protein, which translates to MSRIAQRVLIAALVALILAPAAIAQATFVQEVRLTAPGLARFGGISAVEVMNSGATALVLSDRGTLFTLSLTRGPAGVTAASVCCAAAITWYEGVHLPGRQRDSEGLARRPDGTLAISFEGGPLGRVAYHRADGVQISVTPPIAGAEDLPRNGGFEGLAIDTSGRLYTLPEDMPGDGPIPLLRLDRGAWQVFAQVPRAPGWSPVALDFDDQGRLYLLQRRTVLPLGFAARLTRYTFARDGGLVAERVLQTGLGRHGNLEGLSLWRDATGRLIATMVSDDDFMPLRATNLVEYALPD; encoded by the coding sequence ATGTCCCGCATTGCTCAGCGGGTTCTGATCGCCGCGCTTGTTGCGCTGATCCTTGCTCCGGCTGCGATCGCGCAGGCGACCTTCGTGCAGGAGGTGCGCCTGACCGCCCCCGGTCTGGCGCGCTTCGGCGGCATCTCCGCGGTGGAGGTCATGAACAGCGGCGCAACAGCCCTTGTCCTGTCGGATCGTGGCACGCTGTTCACCCTATCGCTGACCCGTGGGCCCGCGGGGGTCACGGCAGCCAGCGTGTGCTGTGCGGCAGCAATCACATGGTACGAAGGTGTGCACCTGCCCGGCCGTCAACGCGATAGCGAAGGCTTGGCCCGCCGGCCCGATGGCACGCTCGCCATCTCGTTCGAGGGCGGGCCCTTGGGACGCGTGGCCTATCACCGGGCCGATGGTGTCCAGATCAGCGTCACGCCGCCCATTGCAGGGGCCGAGGATCTGCCGCGAAACGGCGGGTTCGAGGGATTGGCCATCGACACGTCGGGCCGCCTCTACACCCTGCCCGAGGATATGCCCGGCGATGGCCCGATCCCCCTGCTACGGCTGGACAGAGGCGCGTGGCAGGTCTTCGCTCAGGTGCCCCGCGCCCCCGGTTGGTCCCCCGTCGCGCTGGATTTCGACGATCAGGGGCGGCTTTACCTACTGCAACGCCGCACGGTCCTGCCCCTGGGCTTCGCCGCCCGCCTGACCCGCTATACATTCGCGCGGGATGGAGGGCTTGTGGCAGAGCGTGTCTTGCAGACAGGCCTCGGGCGTCACGGCAATCTCGAAGGCCTCAGTCTCTGGCGCGATGCCACCGGCAGGCTGATCGCCACGATGGTCAGTGACGATGATTTCATGCCGTTGCGTGCAACCAACTTGGTGGAATACGCCCTGCCCGATTAA
- a CDS encoding TIGR00730 family Rossman fold protein, whose amino-acid sequence MRDDRKPFRDAHQDIDYAKHLPNTPQAQSPAYRLAFADQDFLTRDELRPVRLQLELLKPEMGLDEHGIKSTVVLFGGARIPRPEDRDGARSDALRDMSKYYEEARAFARVITERSVATDCSENVIVTGGGPGVMEAGNRGAADAGGCSIGLNIVLPHEQEPNHYVTPELCFNFHYFGIRKMHFLMRAKAIAVFPGGFGTMDETFEALTLIQTGRMEQVPVLLFGEAFWREIINWDALVRAGTISADDLNLFRFVETAQEALDVIDGWTLSGKRGEIPGR is encoded by the coding sequence ATGAGAGACGACCGCAAACCCTTCCGCGATGCCCATCAGGACATCGACTATGCCAAGCACTTGCCGAACACACCGCAGGCGCAATCGCCCGCGTATCGGCTGGCCTTTGCGGATCAGGACTTTCTGACCCGCGATGAGCTTCGCCCCGTGCGCTTGCAGTTGGAACTGCTCAAGCCCGAGATGGGCCTCGACGAGCACGGCATCAAATCCACCGTGGTCCTGTTTGGCGGTGCCCGCATTCCCCGGCCCGAGGACCGCGACGGCGCGCGCAGTGATGCGCTGCGCGATATGTCGAAGTACTACGAGGAAGCGCGCGCGTTTGCCCGTGTCATCACCGAGCGCAGTGTTGCCACCGATTGCTCCGAGAATGTCATCGTCACCGGCGGCGGTCCCGGCGTGATGGAGGCGGGCAACCGGGGCGCAGCCGATGCCGGGGGCTGTTCCATCGGGCTGAACATCGTGCTGCCCCACGAGCAGGAGCCGAACCACTACGTCACGCCAGAGTTGTGCTTCAACTTCCACTACTTCGGCATCCGCAAGATGCATTTCCTGATGCGCGCCAAGGCCATCGCGGTCTTCCCCGGCGGCTTCGGCACCATGGACGAGACGTTCGAGGCGCTGACCCTGATCCAGACTGGCCGGATGGAGCAGGTCCCGGTGCTGCTGTTCGGAGAGGCCTTCTGGCGCGAGATCATCAACTGGGACGCCTTGGTCCGTGCGGGCACGATCAGCGCCGATGACCTGAACCTGTTCCGCTTCGTGGAGACGGCGCAGGAGGCGCTGGATGTGATCGACGGCTGGACGCTGTCTGGCAAACGCGGAGAGATACCGGGGCGGTGA
- a CDS encoding M48 family metallopeptidase yields MQFMDQLNRAFGDGVRVEALRDVQSGRLSGGGTAGFAARALSILIVLTPFSLLALSALLFWLALWSAWFLLWGGLILSAALYLWPRRTRNTLPTLTREDAPGLFNLLDQMCDILGAPGIDGVHVTPDFNAYLAVYGKNERIVGIGGALWICLTPPQRLALLAHEVAHLANNDPARMHVTGRAMQTLAAWHDLFSPPAMIDSSTNTAYVSDGRSLFGQVVGAVFCAGVETLGWTLERLIFAQSQRAEYFADAQASTVAGVPAVRSLLHTLILAPLAFNALRDHHFDGASKVQVFELMAEALRAASPDQIAHHRAMAMGELISIDSTHPPFRFRIDLLDVLSERPSSLSVKTIPWRQIENELANPIAAADRKLLDRLVVQ; encoded by the coding sequence ATGCAATTCATGGATCAGTTGAACCGGGCATTCGGTGATGGGGTGCGCGTTGAAGCCCTTCGTGATGTGCAATCGGGGCGTTTGTCCGGCGGCGGAACGGCAGGGTTCGCCGCACGGGCCCTTTCCATTCTCATCGTTTTGACCCCCTTCTCTTTATTGGCGCTGTCAGCTTTGCTCTTCTGGCTTGCACTCTGGAGTGCTTGGTTTTTGCTCTGGGGTGGATTGATCTTGAGCGCCGCACTGTACCTGTGGCCGCGTCGGACAAGAAACACCCTTCCTACCCTGACGCGCGAAGATGCGCCCGGATTGTTCAATCTGCTGGACCAGATGTGCGATATCCTTGGCGCACCTGGCATTGATGGAGTCCACGTCACGCCCGACTTCAACGCCTATTTGGCGGTGTACGGAAAAAACGAGCGGATCGTCGGCATTGGCGGCGCGTTGTGGATCTGCCTGACTCCTCCACAGCGGCTGGCGCTTCTGGCCCATGAAGTCGCTCACCTCGCCAACAATGATCCGGCGCGCATGCACGTGACTGGACGGGCCATGCAAACGCTCGCAGCTTGGCATGATCTGTTTTCGCCTCCCGCAATGATCGATAGCAGCACCAATACGGCCTACGTCAGTGATGGCCGCAGCCTGTTTGGCCAAGTCGTGGGGGCTGTCTTCTGCGCCGGGGTGGAGACGCTGGGCTGGACCCTCGAGCGGCTGATTTTTGCACAAAGCCAACGGGCCGAATATTTCGCCGATGCGCAGGCGAGTACTGTCGCGGGCGTGCCTGCAGTTCGGTCGCTTCTCCATACCCTGATCTTGGCACCCTTGGCCTTCAACGCACTACGCGACCATCACTTTGATGGCGCGTCCAAAGTGCAGGTGTTTGAGCTCATGGCAGAGGCACTGCGCGCAGCCTCCCCGGATCAGATCGCCCACCATCGCGCCATGGCAATGGGCGAACTGATCTCGATCGACTCGACCCATCCGCCGTTCCGGTTTCGGATCGATTTGCTTGACGTACTTAGCGAGAGACCCTCGAGCTTGAGCGTCAAAACTATCCCTTGGCGACAGATCGAGAACGAACTTGCCAACCCGATTGCTGCGGCCGACCGCAAGCTTCTCGATCGCCTTGTTGTTCAATAG
- the dapD gene encoding 2,3,4,5-tetrahydropyridine-2,6-dicarboxylate N-succinyltransferase, producing MSNAQLETAIEAAWEARDAITPATTGETREAIESTLAALDSGKLRVAERQENGDWHVNQWAKKAVLLGFRLKDMEMQSGSAQGGSWWDKVDSKWHDWDAGDWTDAGFRAVPNCVVRKSAYIAPGVVLMPSFVNLGAYVDSGTMVDTWATVGSCAQIGKNVHLSGGVGIGGVLEPMQAGPTIIEDNCFIGARSEVVEGCIVREGSVLGMGVFIGQSTKIVDRETGTVSYGEVPSGSVVVAGSMPSKNGVNLYCAVIVKRVDAQTRSKTSINELLRD from the coding sequence ATGTCCAACGCCCAACTAGAGACCGCCATCGAAGCCGCATGGGAGGCGCGCGATGCGATCACGCCCGCCACCACCGGTGAAACCCGTGAGGCGATTGAAAGCACATTGGCCGCTTTGGACAGCGGCAAGCTGCGCGTGGCCGAGCGTCAGGAGAACGGCGATTGGCACGTGAACCAATGGGCCAAGAAGGCTGTGCTTCTGGGCTTCCGCCTGAAGGACATGGAGATGCAGTCCGGCTCTGCCCAGGGAGGTAGCTGGTGGGACAAGGTCGACAGCAAGTGGCACGATTGGGACGCCGGCGATTGGACGGACGCAGGTTTCCGCGCCGTGCCCAACTGCGTCGTACGCAAGTCCGCCTATATCGCGCCCGGCGTCGTGCTGATGCCGTCCTTCGTGAACCTCGGCGCCTATGTCGATAGCGGCACCATGGTCGATACCTGGGCCACCGTCGGATCATGTGCGCAGATCGGCAAGAACGTGCACCTGTCGGGTGGCGTTGGCATCGGCGGCGTGCTGGAGCCGATGCAGGCTGGCCCCACGATCATTGAAGACAACTGCTTCATCGGCGCGCGCTCCGAGGTTGTGGAAGGCTGCATCGTGCGCGAAGGCTCGGTGCTTGGCATGGGCGTTTTCATTGGCCAATCCACCAAGATCGTGGATCGCGAAACCGGCACCGTCAGCTATGGCGAAGTGCCGTCCGGCTCTGTCGTCGTCGCAGGCTCCATGCCGTCAAAGAACGGTGTGAATCTATATTGCGCCGTGATCGTGAAGCGCGTCGATGCCCAGACACGCTCCAAGACCTCCATCAACGAGTTGCTGCGCGACTGA
- a CDS encoding GlsB/YeaQ/YmgE family stress response membrane protein — protein sequence MQGLGFLAAIFVGGLAGWIASRFMGANTGIIVNVILGIVGAVVANFLFRLIGLAPSGGWIMQGFVGFVGACVLIAVLRMVRGR from the coding sequence ATGCAAGGTCTGGGTTTTTTGGCAGCGATTTTCGTGGGCGGCCTCGCCGGATGGATCGCCAGCCGCTTCATGGGCGCGAACACCGGGATCATCGTCAATGTGATCCTCGGGATCGTGGGCGCGGTCGTTGCGAATTTCCTGTTCCGCCTGATCGGCCTCGCGCCCTCGGGCGGGTGGATCATGCAGGGATTTGTGGGTTTCGTCGGCGCGTGCGTCCTGATCGCGGTCCTGCGGATGGTGCGGGGGCGTTAG
- a CDS encoding Hint domain-containing protein, whose product MTLWLELIGPRRPKPRRGRGVARDIPLRLWQGATDGDGAICIYLMPDGAVRLLHGEIDLCTAPGTLRAGETLGVRYIACAEGRADLFEVTNHDQDQVQSLRSGLATQARLRDALPRAEGFLSVAHVAAVASSVISATDLPGVESGALVSTVQGPRPIEALRPGDELLDDEGVPHPLRWIEARPRLCLGRTAPISLRAPYFGLTRDLVVTPQTRLLQTGPVVDYLCGTDAVLAQAADLAMGRAVMRDRSKPMRMFYHMMLDDAACIRVENSPIETAHLGDVMALGNQHISQSASPIASDTMPSLPLLDRAAARALVTAHARAA is encoded by the coding sequence ATGACCCTGTGGCTTGAGCTGATCGGCCCGCGCCGCCCCAAACCGCGTCGGGGCCGAGGGGTCGCGCGCGACATTCCCCTGCGCCTCTGGCAAGGCGCGACCGACGGCGATGGGGCGATCTGCATCTATCTGATGCCCGATGGCGCGGTCCGCCTGCTGCACGGTGAGATCGACCTGTGCACCGCCCCGGGCACCCTGCGCGCCGGAGAGACGCTTGGCGTGCGCTACATCGCCTGCGCCGAGGGTCGGGCCGATCTGTTCGAAGTGACCAATCACGATCAGGACCAGGTGCAAAGCCTTCGGTCTGGCCTTGCCACGCAGGCACGGTTGCGCGACGCGCTGCCCCGGGCCGAGGGCTTTCTGTCCGTCGCCCACGTGGCCGCCGTTGCCTCCAGCGTCATTTCGGCGACCGATTTGCCGGGTGTCGAAAGCGGCGCCTTGGTGTCGACTGTCCAAGGCCCCCGCCCGATCGAGGCCCTGCGTCCCGGGGATGAGCTATTGGACGACGAAGGTGTCCCGCACCCCTTGCGGTGGATCGAGGCGCGGCCCCGGCTGTGTCTTGGACGTACCGCACCGATTTCCCTGCGCGCGCCCTACTTCGGACTGACCCGCGATCTTGTGGTCACGCCACAAACCCGCCTGCTTCAGACCGGCCCCGTTGTGGATTACCTCTGCGGCACCGATGCGGTGCTGGCGCAGGCGGCCGATCTGGCCATGGGCCGCGCGGTGATGCGGGACCGCTCCAAGCCGATGCGGATGTTCTATCACATGATGCTGGATGACGCGGCCTGTATCCGGGTAGAAAACTCGCCGATCGAAACCGCGCATCTGGGCGACGTCATGGCCCTTGGCAATCAGCACATCAGCCAATCGGCCAGCCCGATTGCATCAGACACAATGCCAAGCTTGCCGCTACTGGATCGCGCAGCGGCACGCGCATTGGTGACAGCCCACGCGCGGGCCGCCTGA
- a CDS encoding Hint domain-containing protein: MANTIFGPGVTVNSASYTGWSQSSGIYSDGDNVAPGLTPSDTGVILSTGRASHVTQSSGDPNRSGSTSTNSPGTGSDGDFNDAANRTTYDASFLEVNFTPTTDFITMQFTFSSEEYPEYTGSIYNDIFGVWVNDTLVSSPVVNVTQINSVNQSANATLFNNNTNDDYNTEMDGFTVTLTLVMPVNIGVPNDIKIGIADVGDSSYDSNVLIAADSIQGEFIAESDSITHYEGVTSVLDVLANDPTSGGIAFITHINGVAVNPGDSVTLADGTVVTLLVTGELQIDPPASQVGLTANETINFTYTADDGNGITDTAFVTVTAIPCFARGTMILTEDGEKAVEDLVEGDMIETRDNGLQPIRWIGSRKVAAEGRFAPIAIEAGTLGMHRRLVVSPQHRVMLTHWMAELMFGEDEVLVAAKDLVNDCSIHVLGPDQLENGEVEYFHLLFDRHQIIFSEGLATESFLPGPTVMNNLDADVQEEVLALFPGIDRRTMDGYGPAARLPLRAFEARAMLA; the protein is encoded by the coding sequence ATGGCCAACACGATCTTTGGCCCCGGTGTCACGGTCAATTCGGCATCCTACACGGGGTGGAGCCAATCTTCTGGCATCTACTCCGATGGCGATAATGTGGCCCCCGGCCTGACCCCATCGGACACCGGCGTGATCCTGTCCACGGGCCGCGCCAGCCATGTCACCCAGTCAAGCGGCGATCCCAACCGGTCGGGAAGCACCTCGACCAACTCCCCCGGGACGGGCAGCGATGGCGATTTCAATGACGCCGCCAACCGTACCACCTACGACGCCAGCTTCCTGGAGGTGAACTTCACCCCCACGACCGACTTCATCACGATGCAGTTCACCTTCTCGTCCGAGGAATACCCGGAATACACCGGGTCCATCTACAACGACATCTTCGGGGTCTGGGTCAACGATACGCTTGTCAGCTCTCCGGTTGTGAACGTGACGCAAATCAACTCGGTCAACCAATCGGCCAATGCGACGCTGTTCAACAACAACACGAACGACGACTACAACACCGAGATGGACGGCTTCACCGTCACCCTGACGCTGGTCATGCCGGTGAACATCGGTGTGCCGAACGACATCAAGATCGGCATCGCCGACGTGGGCGACAGCAGCTACGACTCCAATGTGCTGATCGCAGCAGACTCGATCCAAGGCGAGTTCATCGCCGAGTCCGACAGCATCACGCACTATGAGGGCGTGACGTCGGTTCTGGATGTTCTGGCCAACGATCCCACCTCGGGCGGGATCGCCTTCATCACCCACATCAACGGTGTTGCCGTGAACCCCGGGGACAGCGTGACACTTGCCGATGGCACGGTGGTGACGCTTCTGGTGACAGGCGAGTTGCAGATCGATCCACCCGCGTCGCAGGTCGGGCTGACGGCGAACGAGACGATCAACTTCACCTATACCGCCGATGACGGCAACGGGATCACAGATACCGCGTTTGTCACCGTCACGGCGATCCCTTGCTTTGCGCGGGGCACAATGATCCTGACGGAAGACGGCGAGAAGGCTGTCGAGGATCTGGTCGAGGGCGACATGATCGAAACCCGCGACAATGGCCTGCAACCGATCCGCTGGATCGGGTCGCGCAAGGTCGCCGCAGAGGGGCGCTTTGCCCCCATCGCCATCGAGGCCGGCACCTTGGGAATGCACCGCCGCCTTGTGGTGTCGCCCCAGCACCGTGTGATGCTGACCCATTGGATGGCCGAGTTGATGTTCGGCGAAGATGAAGTGCTGGTCGCCGCCAAGGATTTGGTCAACGACTGCTCGATCCACGTGCTTGGCCCGGACCAATTGGAGAACGGCGAAGTGGAATACTTCCACCTTCTGTTCGACCGGCACCAGATCATATTCTCGGAAGGCCTCGCCACTGAAAGCTTCCTGCCCGGCCCCACGGTGATGAACAATCTGGATGCCGATGTTCAGGAAGAGGTTCTGGCCCTGTTCCCCGGCATCGACCGCCGCACCATGGATGGATACGGCCCCGCCGCCCGCCTGCCCCTGCGCGCCTTTGAAGCGCGTGCGATGCTGGCATAG
- the dapE gene encoding succinyl-diaminopimelate desuccinylase: MSQSPVDPVALTARLIRCNSVTPLEGGALVLLEDLLSEAGFDCTRVDRGGIANLYARWGTRGNGRAFGFNGHTDVVPVGDEAAWTHPPFGAEIDGEWMYGRGATDMKSGVAAFAAAAIDFVRDTPPDGAVVLAITGDEEGESTDGTIALLDWMEETGERIDVCIVGEPTCPEQMGDMMKIGRRGALTAFFEVIGKQGHSAYLHKVINPMPAVALLGHRLSSHVLDEGTDHFDPSTCAITTIDTGNPANNVIPAKTRMTVNLRFNDLHTGQSLTEWLRAEADRVAEETGTTIHMTTKLSGESFLTPPGELSDLVARAVEAETGRKPTLSTTGGTSDARFVKNHCAVVEFGLVGHRMHQVDERVRISDIHDLKRVYTRVLTDYFAG, encoded by the coding sequence ATGTCACAAAGTCCTGTCGATCCAGTTGCCCTTACGGCACGTTTGATCCGCTGCAACTCTGTCACGCCGCTGGAAGGGGGCGCTTTGGTCCTGTTGGAGGACCTGTTGTCAGAGGCCGGGTTCGACTGCACGCGGGTCGATCGCGGTGGCATCGCCAACCTCTATGCCCGCTGGGGGACGCGGGGCAACGGCCGCGCCTTTGGCTTCAACGGCCATACCGATGTGGTGCCCGTCGGGGATGAGGCCGCCTGGACCCACCCGCCGTTCGGCGCCGAGATCGATGGAGAGTGGATGTACGGACGCGGGGCGACGGACATGAAATCTGGTGTAGCGGCCTTTGCGGCCGCGGCCATCGATTTTGTGCGCGACACCCCCCCGGACGGGGCCGTGGTTCTGGCGATCACCGGTGACGAAGAGGGTGAAAGCACCGACGGCACCATCGCCCTTCTGGATTGGATGGAGGAGACCGGCGAGCGTATCGATGTCTGTATCGTCGGAGAGCCGACCTGCCCCGAACAGATGGGCGACATGATGAAGATCGGTCGCCGGGGCGCCCTGACGGCGTTCTTCGAGGTGATCGGCAAGCAAGGCCATTCCGCCTACCTGCACAAGGTCATCAACCCGATGCCCGCCGTGGCGCTTTTGGGTCATCGCCTGTCCTCCCACGTTCTGGATGAAGGCACCGACCATTTCGATCCGTCGACCTGTGCGATCACTACCATCGACACCGGCAATCCGGCCAACAACGTGATCCCCGCCAAGACCCGCATGACCGTGAACCTGCGGTTCAATGATTTGCATACGGGCCAGAGCCTGACAGAATGGCTTCGCGCCGAGGCCGACCGCGTGGCCGAGGAAACCGGCACGACGATCCACATGACCACCAAACTCAGCGGCGAGTCGTTCCTGACCCCGCCCGGCGAATTGTCGGATCTGGTAGCCCGCGCCGTGGAGGCCGAAACGGGCCGCAAACCCACCCTCTCCACCACCGGCGGCACCTCTGACGCGCGGTTTGTGAAGAACCACTGCGCCGTGGTGGAATTCGGCCTTGTCGGCCACCGCATGCACCAGGTCGACGAACGGGTGCGCATCAGCGATATCCACGACCTCAAGCGCGTCTATACCCGTGTGTTGACGGATTATTTTGCGGGGTAG
- the rnr gene encoding ribonuclease R, whose product MSNIPSKEQILQWITDNPARRSKRDIAKAFGIKGAARIDLKRILKELEGEGHLEKKGRIYHDPQKLPPVTILSVQAPDENGDLFARPLEWHGEGVEPRVLYAPRTADPAVGAGDRILAKVFEAKGEDHHYTARLIRKIGTNPRKILGIFRKGDEGGTITPISKGMDKEWQVRPGDTHGARDGELVEGELAGPKARMGAPRARITARVGDPGAARAVSLIAIHEHGIPDSFPDAVIARADAAKPAGLKGREDLRDLPLITIDPADARDHDDACYAHADDDPKNEGGHVIWVAIADVAHYVTPDSALDREARKRGNSTYFPDRVVPMLPDRLSGDLCSLHEGVPRAVIAVRMVIDATGTKIGHSFHRGLMKSHASLSYEEAQAAQDGEVTERTEPLIESVIRPLFAAYDALKIARAKRQPLELDLPERRIELDDSGKVISVAFKDRLDAHRLIEEFMVLANVAAAETLIAKRTALLFRVHEEPSPEKLEALRDVAESAGLTLAKGQVLQTRHLNDLLRVAGEDVSELISISTLRSMQQAYYNPDNFGHFGLALKSYAHFTSPIRRYADLIVHRALISAHGWGKDGLSAAEIERLEETAKMISMTERRSMVAERDTSDRYLAAFLADRVGAEFAGRISGIARFGVFVKLDETGADGLLPMRALGQEYFHYDAEAQTLMGSDTGTLISIGDRVLVKLAEAVPVTGGLILELLEHDGKAPAQGRRRGRGKPPARRKVGATKGRKTKLRKKSARSPS is encoded by the coding sequence ATGAGCAACATCCCCTCCAAAGAGCAGATCCTGCAATGGATCACCGACAACCCCGCCCGGCGGTCCAAGCGCGACATCGCCAAGGCGTTCGGCATCAAGGGGGCGGCTCGGATTGACCTGAAGCGCATCCTCAAAGAGCTTGAGGGCGAGGGGCACCTCGAAAAGAAGGGGCGCATCTACCACGATCCCCAGAAGCTGCCGCCCGTGACGATCCTGTCCGTGCAGGCACCCGACGAAAACGGGGATCTCTTCGCCCGTCCGCTGGAATGGCATGGCGAGGGGGTAGAGCCGCGCGTGCTCTACGCGCCCCGCACGGCAGACCCGGCCGTGGGCGCGGGGGACCGTATCCTGGCCAAGGTGTTCGAAGCGAAGGGCGAGGATCACCACTACACCGCCCGCCTGATCCGCAAGATCGGGACCAATCCGCGCAAGATCCTCGGGATTTTCCGCAAGGGGGACGAGGGCGGGACGATCACGCCGATCTCCAAGGGGATGGACAAGGAATGGCAGGTGCGTCCCGGCGATACCCACGGGGCCAGGGACGGCGAGTTGGTGGAGGGCGAGCTGGCCGGGCCAAAGGCGCGCATGGGCGCGCCCCGGGCAAGGATCACGGCGCGTGTGGGCGACCCCGGCGCGGCGCGGGCTGTGTCACTGATCGCGATCCACGAACATGGCATTCCCGACAGCTTCCCCGACGCGGTGATCGCCCGGGCCGATGCCGCAAAGCCAGCAGGGCTAAAGGGGCGCGAAGACCTGCGGGACTTGCCATTGATCACCATCGACCCGGCCGATGCACGCGACCATGACGACGCCTGCTATGCCCACGCCGATGATGACCCGAAGAACGAGGGCGGTCACGTCATCTGGGTCGCGATTGCCGATGTGGCCCACTACGTCACACCGGATTCGGCGCTGGACCGCGAGGCGCGCAAGCGCGGGAACTCGACGTATTTCCCCGACCGCGTGGTGCCGATGTTGCCGGATCGCCTGTCGGGCGATTTGTGCTCGCTCCATGAAGGGGTGCCACGGGCGGTGATCGCCGTGCGGATGGTCATCGACGCGACGGGCACGAAGATCGGGCACAGCTTCCACCGGGGCCTGATGAAATCGCACGCGTCGCTAAGCTACGAGGAAGCGCAGGCGGCGCAGGATGGGGAGGTGACCGAGCGGACCGAACCCCTCATCGAGAGCGTTATTCGCCCTCTCTTCGCAGCTTATGACGCGCTGAAGATTGCACGGGCCAAGCGGCAGCCGTTGGAGTTGGACCTGCCGGAACGGCGGATCGAGCTGGACGATAGTGGCAAGGTCATCTCGGTGGCCTTCAAGGACCGGCTCGACGCACATCGGTTGATCGAGGAATTCATGGTTCTGGCCAATGTCGCCGCCGCCGAGACCCTGATCGCCAAGCGCACGGCATTGCTGTTCCGGGTGCACGAAGAACCCTCGCCCGAGAAGCTGGAGGCGCTGCGCGACGTGGCCGAAAGCGCGGGCCTGACGCTGGCCAAGGGGCAGGTGTTGCAAACGCGGCATCTGAACGACCTGCTGCGCGTGGCGGGGGAGGACGTCTCTGAATTGATCTCCATCTCGACCCTGCGGTCGATGCAGCAGGCCTATTACAACCCCGATAACTTCGGCCACTTCGGCCTTGCCCTGAAAAGCTATGCGCACTTCACCTCGCCCATTCGCCGCTATGCGGACTTGATCGTGCACCGGGCCCTGATCAGCGCCCATGGCTGGGGCAAAGATGGCTTGTCTGCCGCCGAGATCGAGCGGCTGGAAGAAACGGCCAAGATGATCTCGATGACCGAGCGGCGATCGATGGTGGCAGAGCGTGATACGTCGGATCGCTACCTTGCGGCATTCCTAGCGGATCGGGTGGGCGCGGAGTTTGCCGGCCGGATCTCGGGGATTGCGCGGTTCGGCGTGTTCGTGAAACTGGACGAGACGGGTGCCGACGGGCTGCTGCCGATGCGCGCGCTGGGGCAGGAGTATTTTCACTACGATGCCGAGGCGCAGACCCTGATGGGGTCCGACACGGGCACGTTGATCAGCATCGGCGACCGGGTGCTGGTGAAGCTGGCCGAAGCGGTGCCGGTAACGGGTGGGTTGATCCTGGAATTGCTGGAACATGACGGCAAGGCACCCGCACAGGGGCGGCGCCGGGGACGCGGGAAGCCGCCCGCGCGCCGCAAGGTGGGCGCAACGAAGGGCCGGAAGACGAAGCTGCGCAAGAAGTCGGCGCGGAGCCCGTCCTGA